The Motacilla alba alba isolate MOTALB_02 chromosome 22, Motacilla_alba_V1.0_pri, whole genome shotgun sequence genome has a window encoding:
- the LOC119710934 gene encoding steroid 21-hydroxylase-like isoform X3 → MAAASLLCLLLLSLSLLSLLARLARRGEGRGPRWGALHLLHPQGALHLSRLARRHGPVLRLRAGGCEVLVPSSVATIREALVRHWGDWLGRPPSYLGSLVSRGGRDLALGGPCPGWRRQRGAVRGALARAGGRLGPLLWLQGRELCEELRSHGEAPLDPFEVFTFHTCSTIARLLFGDLVPPPGELRAFSRCLGELLQVWGHSSVRALDVLPLLRALPNPGLRKLLRLVRHRDAFVEAQIQRHQLQARLRAELEGAQAPPGPGDMGRLPLLQATVSETLRLRPPAPLALPHCALRHTSLGGLPVVAGTVLVPNLLAAQQDPDIWQHPEVFLPERFLAPGAPSRSLLPFGCGARSCPGEGLARAELFVFLGLILREFRLEPGPAGLPGLRGSPGTVLRCPPFRLRMVPCQPPGSP, encoded by the exons ATGGCGGCTGCGTcgctgctgtgcctgctgctgctgtcgcTGTCGCTGCTGTCGCTGCTGGCGCGGCTGGCGCGGCGCGGCGAGGGGCGCGGCCCGCGCTGGGGCGCGCTGCACCTGCTGCACCCGCAGGGGGCGCTGCACCTGAGCCGGCTGGCGCGCCGGCACGGGCCCGTACTGCGCCTGCGCGCGGGGGGCTGCG aAGTGCTGGTGCCGAGCTCAGTGGCGACCATCCGCGAGGCGCTGGTCCGGCACTGGGGGGACTGGCTGGGGCGCCCCCCCAGTTATCTGG GGTCGCTGGTGTCACGGGGGGGCCGGGACCTGGCACTGGGAggcccctgccctggctggcggcggcagcggggagCAGTACGGGGGGCACTGGCACGGGCTGGGGGGCGTCTCGGGCCCCTCCTTTGGCTGCAGGGCCGGGAGTTGTGTGAG GAGCTGCGTTCCCATGGGGAGGCCCCCCTGGACCCCTTTGAGGTGTTCACCTTCCATACCTGCAGCACCATCGCACGCCTCCTCTTTGGGGACCtg GTGCCCCCTCCGGGGGAGCTCCGGGCCTTCTCCCGCtgcctgggggagctgctgcaggtctgGGGGCACAGCAGTGTCCGGGCGCTTGACGTGCTGCCCCTGCTGCGG GCCCTGCCCAACCCGGGGTTGCGGAAGCTGCTGCGGCTCGTCCGGCACCGTGACGCCTTTGTGGAGGCCCAGATCCAGCGGCACCAG ctgcaggcgCGGCTGCGGGCGGAGCTGGAGGGGGCACAGGCACCACCCGGGCCAGGGGACATGGGGCGCCTGCCCCTCCTTCAGGCCACCGTCAGCGAGACCCTGCGGCTGCGACCCCCTGCGCCACTGGCGCTGCCCCACTGCGCCCTGCGCCACACCAG TCTTGGGGGGCTCCCCGTGGTGGCCGGCACTGTCCTGGTCCCCAACCTGCTGGCAGCCCAACAGGACCCTGACATCTGGCAGCACCCTGAGGTCTTCCTGCCCG AGCGGTTCCTGGCCCCGGGCGCCCCGTCGCGGTCGCTGCTGCCGTTCGGCTGCGGGGCGCGATCGTGCCCGGGGGAGGGCCTGGCGCGGGCCGAGCTCTTCGTGTTCCTGGGGCTGATCCTGCGGGAATTCCGTCTggagccgggcccggcgggACTGCCGGGGCTGAGGGGGTCACCGGGCACGGTGCTGCGCTGCCCCCCCTTTCGTCTGCGTATggtgccctgccagcccccggGCTCACCCTGA
- the LOC119710935 gene encoding peptidyl-prolyl cis-trans isomerase A-like: MALDPITHRKEAAASGLQPSQGPRLPLTHYHTPAPRGDSDHAGHKRKTKKMDMGHKSLPRHPVPDFTFVAISTIYGEKFPDENFILKHTGPGILSMANAGPNTNGSQFFICTAKTEWLDGKHVVFGHVKEGMNVVEAMERCGSKDGKTSKKITITDCGQLS, translated from the exons ATGGCTCTTGACCCGATCACCCacaggaaggaagcagcagcctctggcctCCAGCCCTCGCAGGGTCCTAGGCTGCCCCTCACCCATTACCATACTCCTGCACCCAGGGGAGACAGTGACCATGCTggacacaaaagaaaaacaaaaaaaatggacaTGGGACATAAATCATTACCAAGGCATCCTGTTCCTGATTTCACATTTGTTGCCATTTCCACGATCTATGGGGAGAAGTTCCCAGATGAGAACTTCATCCTGAAGCACACGGGTCCTGGTATCCTGTCAATGGCCAATGCCGGCCCCAACACGAATGGTTCCCAGTTCTTCATCTGCACTGCCAAGACCGAGTG GCTGGATGGCAAGCACGTCGTTTTCGGCCACGTCAAGGAGGGGATGAACGTGGTGGAGGCCATGGAGCGCTGTGGCTCCAAAGATGGCAAAACAAGCAAGAAGATCACCATCACCGACTGCGGGCAGCTCTCGTAA
- the LOC119710934 gene encoding steroid 21-hydroxylase-like isoform X2 — protein MAAASLLCLLLLSLSLLSLLARLARRGEGRGPRWGALHLLHPQGALHLSRLARRHGPVLRLRAGGCEVLVPSSVATIREALVRHWGDWLGRPPSYLGSLVSRGGRDLALGGPCPGWRRQRGAVRGALARAGGRLGPLLWLQGRELCEVPPPGELRAFSRCLGELLQVWGHSSVRALDVLPLLRALPNPGLRKLLRLVRHRDAFVEAQIQRHQACPSPPPDTVLGALLGRSSASRGGPLSPPRLHMALVDLFIGGTETTAAALGWAVAFLLHRPELQARLRAELEGAQAPPGPGDMGRLPLLQATVSETLRLRPPAPLALPHCALRHTSLGGLPVVAGTVLVPNLLAAQQDPDIWQHPEVFLPERFLAPGAPSRSLLPFGCGARSCPGEGLARAELFVFLGLILREFRLEPGPAGLPGLRGSPGTVLRCPPFRLRMVPCQPPGSP, from the exons ATGGCGGCTGCGTcgctgctgtgcctgctgctgctgtcgcTGTCGCTGCTGTCGCTGCTGGCGCGGCTGGCGCGGCGCGGCGAGGGGCGCGGCCCGCGCTGGGGCGCGCTGCACCTGCTGCACCCGCAGGGGGCGCTGCACCTGAGCCGGCTGGCGCGCCGGCACGGGCCCGTACTGCGCCTGCGCGCGGGGGGCTGCG aAGTGCTGGTGCCGAGCTCAGTGGCGACCATCCGCGAGGCGCTGGTCCGGCACTGGGGGGACTGGCTGGGGCGCCCCCCCAGTTATCTGG GGTCGCTGGTGTCACGGGGGGGCCGGGACCTGGCACTGGGAggcccctgccctggctggcggcggcagcggggagCAGTACGGGGGGCACTGGCACGGGCTGGGGGGCGTCTCGGGCCCCTCCTTTGGCTGCAGGGCCGGGAGTTGTGTGAG GTGCCCCCTCCGGGGGAGCTCCGGGCCTTCTCCCGCtgcctgggggagctgctgcaggtctgGGGGCACAGCAGTGTCCGGGCGCTTGACGTGCTGCCCCTGCTGCGG GCCCTGCCCAACCCGGGGTTGCGGAAGCTGCTGCGGCTCGTCCGGCACCGTGACGCCTTTGTGGAGGCCCAGATCCAGCGGCACCAG GCGtgcccctcccctcccccagaCACCGTTTtgggggcactgctggggcgTAGCTCTGCGTCACGGGGgggccccctgagccccccccGGCTGCACATGGCACTGGTTGACCTGTTCATCGGGGGCACCGAGACCACAgcggctgctctgggctgggctgtggcctTCTTGCTGCACCGCCCTGAG ctgcaggcgCGGCTGCGGGCGGAGCTGGAGGGGGCACAGGCACCACCCGGGCCAGGGGACATGGGGCGCCTGCCCCTCCTTCAGGCCACCGTCAGCGAGACCCTGCGGCTGCGACCCCCTGCGCCACTGGCGCTGCCCCACTGCGCCCTGCGCCACACCAG TCTTGGGGGGCTCCCCGTGGTGGCCGGCACTGTCCTGGTCCCCAACCTGCTGGCAGCCCAACAGGACCCTGACATCTGGCAGCACCCTGAGGTCTTCCTGCCCG AGCGGTTCCTGGCCCCGGGCGCCCCGTCGCGGTCGCTGCTGCCGTTCGGCTGCGGGGCGCGATCGTGCCCGGGGGAGGGCCTGGCGCGGGCCGAGCTCTTCGTGTTCCTGGGGCTGATCCTGCGGGAATTCCGTCTggagccgggcccggcgggACTGCCGGGGCTGAGGGGGTCACCGGGCACGGTGCTGCGCTGCCCCCCCTTTCGTCTGCGTATggtgccctgccagcccccggGCTCACCCTGA
- the LOC119710934 gene encoding steroid 21-hydroxylase-like isoform X1 — protein MAAASLLCLLLLSLSLLSLLARLARRGEGRGPRWGALHLLHPQGALHLSRLARRHGPVLRLRAGGCEVLVPSSVATIREALVRHWGDWLGRPPSYLGSLVSRGGRDLALGGPCPGWRRQRGAVRGALARAGGRLGPLLWLQGRELCEELRSHGEAPLDPFEVFTFHTCSTIARLLFGDLVPPPGELRAFSRCLGELLQVWGHSSVRALDVLPLLRALPNPGLRKLLRLVRHRDAFVEAQIQRHQACPSPPPDTVLGALLGRSSASRGGPLSPPRLHMALVDLFIGGTETTAAALGWAVAFLLHRPELQARLRAELEGAQAPPGPGDMGRLPLLQATVSETLRLRPPAPLALPHCALRHTSLGGLPVVAGTVLVPNLLAAQQDPDIWQHPEVFLPERFLAPGAPSRSLLPFGCGARSCPGEGLARAELFVFLGLILREFRLEPGPAGLPGLRGSPGTVLRCPPFRLRMVPCQPPGSP, from the exons ATGGCGGCTGCGTcgctgctgtgcctgctgctgctgtcgcTGTCGCTGCTGTCGCTGCTGGCGCGGCTGGCGCGGCGCGGCGAGGGGCGCGGCCCGCGCTGGGGCGCGCTGCACCTGCTGCACCCGCAGGGGGCGCTGCACCTGAGCCGGCTGGCGCGCCGGCACGGGCCCGTACTGCGCCTGCGCGCGGGGGGCTGCG aAGTGCTGGTGCCGAGCTCAGTGGCGACCATCCGCGAGGCGCTGGTCCGGCACTGGGGGGACTGGCTGGGGCGCCCCCCCAGTTATCTGG GGTCGCTGGTGTCACGGGGGGGCCGGGACCTGGCACTGGGAggcccctgccctggctggcggcggcagcggggagCAGTACGGGGGGCACTGGCACGGGCTGGGGGGCGTCTCGGGCCCCTCCTTTGGCTGCAGGGCCGGGAGTTGTGTGAG GAGCTGCGTTCCCATGGGGAGGCCCCCCTGGACCCCTTTGAGGTGTTCACCTTCCATACCTGCAGCACCATCGCACGCCTCCTCTTTGGGGACCtg GTGCCCCCTCCGGGGGAGCTCCGGGCCTTCTCCCGCtgcctgggggagctgctgcaggtctgGGGGCACAGCAGTGTCCGGGCGCTTGACGTGCTGCCCCTGCTGCGG GCCCTGCCCAACCCGGGGTTGCGGAAGCTGCTGCGGCTCGTCCGGCACCGTGACGCCTTTGTGGAGGCCCAGATCCAGCGGCACCAG GCGtgcccctcccctcccccagaCACCGTTTtgggggcactgctggggcgTAGCTCTGCGTCACGGGGgggccccctgagccccccccGGCTGCACATGGCACTGGTTGACCTGTTCATCGGGGGCACCGAGACCACAgcggctgctctgggctgggctgtggcctTCTTGCTGCACCGCCCTGAG ctgcaggcgCGGCTGCGGGCGGAGCTGGAGGGGGCACAGGCACCACCCGGGCCAGGGGACATGGGGCGCCTGCCCCTCCTTCAGGCCACCGTCAGCGAGACCCTGCGGCTGCGACCCCCTGCGCCACTGGCGCTGCCCCACTGCGCCCTGCGCCACACCAG TCTTGGGGGGCTCCCCGTGGTGGCCGGCACTGTCCTGGTCCCCAACCTGCTGGCAGCCCAACAGGACCCTGACATCTGGCAGCACCCTGAGGTCTTCCTGCCCG AGCGGTTCCTGGCCCCGGGCGCCCCGTCGCGGTCGCTGCTGCCGTTCGGCTGCGGGGCGCGATCGTGCCCGGGGGAGGGCCTGGCGCGGGCCGAGCTCTTCGTGTTCCTGGGGCTGATCCTGCGGGAATTCCGTCTggagccgggcccggcgggACTGCCGGGGCTGAGGGGGTCACCGGGCACGGTGCTGCGCTGCCCCCCCTTTCGTCTGCGTATggtgccctgccagcccccggGCTCACCCTGA